A portion of the Carya illinoinensis cultivar Pawnee chromosome 11, C.illinoinensisPawnee_v1, whole genome shotgun sequence genome contains these proteins:
- the LOC122282693 gene encoding protein FAR-RED IMPAIRED RESPONSE 1-like: MEKGEEHSAPLTPSSSNLPTTGIPSTSVSFRNYMHMHGYYGELPTWSPLMQQPDGYQYPWNIQQPNDGYPTPVMTTASAASERGDIEDSSPNWAETERPSTSARVEESNKDRPKDSMETEDRINEAGQLDDEVGGDTIEEPKPKMEFNSFEEVMTYYKQYAKNIGFGVMTRRTEKGDDGTVRYATLGCARGGKARNRTLNVARPRPTGKTECKSKINVLKVDGKYQLTTVNNIHNHGLSPKKSRFFRCNREVSDSVKRVLDTNDIAGIRMNKSFGSLVVGAGGFENLPFLEKDCWNYIDKARHLRLGAGGAGALQEYFERMQYKNPGFFASMDLDDDGRLKNVFWADPVVGQPMKISVMWLHSTPHI, encoded by the exons AtggaaaaaggggaagaacacTCAGCGCCGTTAACACCATCCAGCTCAAATCTCCCAACCACG GGCATACCGTCAACTTCTGTAAGCTTCAGAAATTACATGCACATGCACGGTTACTATGGGGAACTTCCGACGTGGTCACCTCTAATGCAACAGCCAGATGGCTACCAATATCCATGGAATATTCAACAG CCCAATGATGGTTACCCAACTCCTGTCATGACTACTGCATCCGCCGCAAGCGAAAGAGGTGATATAGAAGACTCCTCTCCCAATTGGGCTGAAACTGAGCGCCCATCTACCTCCGCTAGAGTTGAAGAAAGCAACAAAGATAGACCCAAGGATTCGATGGAAACTGAGGATAGAATAAACGAGGCAGGTCAGTTAGATGATGAGGTTGGTGGTGACACAATTGAGGAGCCCAAGCCGAAGATGGAGTTTAATTCTTTTGAAGAAGTAATGACTTATTACAAGCAGTATGCTAAGAATATTGGGTTTGGGGTAATGACAAGAAGGACTGAGAAGGGAGATGATGGGACTGTCAGATATGCCACCCTCGGCTGTGCCCGTGGTGGGAAAGCCCGTAATAGGACGTTGAATGTTGCCAGGCCACGGCCGACAGGAAAAACGGAGTGTAAGTCGAAGATTAATGTCTTAAAGGTAGATGGAAAGTATCAGTTGACAACAGTTAATAACATTCATAACCACGGCCTCAGTCCAAAAAAATCTCGTTTCTTTCGATGTAACAGAGAAGTTAGTGACTCTGTAAAAAGAGTCTTAGATACAAATGATATAGCTGGAATCCGAATGAATAAGAGTTTCGGATCTCTTGTCGTTGGCGCAGGAGGTTTTGAAAACCTACCGtttttggaaaaggattgtTGGAATTACATCGATAAGGCAAGACATTTACGACTTGGCGCTGGTGGTGCTGGAGCCCTTCAAGAATATTTTGAACGGATGCAATACAAGAATCCTGGGTTTTTTGCATCGATGGATTTAGATGACGACGGGAGGTTAAAGAATGTCTTTTGGGCAGACCCCGTAGTAGGGCAGCCTATGAAGATTTCGGTGATGTGGTtacattcgacaccacatatctga
- the LOC122282265 gene encoding protein FAR1-RELATED SEQUENCE 5-like yields the protein MDGIAPRAIITDQDRAMKNAIAIVFPQSRHRFCLWHILKKVPEKLSSYSAYKSGMKNDLMKCVYDTQNVEEFESSWEQLISTYKLEENAWLKSLYIERKHWVPAFLKDSFWAGMSTTQRSESMNAFFDGYVHAKTNLKEFVDQFDNALKKKIENENNADFHSFSVTIPCISRSPIEKKFQELYTNSKFREVQRELQCLIDLSPELLKRDGGVKTYLVEDEVHVEEFTKLVTYSVDFSEVDTSAKCSCGLFQMRGILCRHILVVFKCNGIKFLPNQYILDRWRKDIKRRYTLIDSSYAEGAQRADANRYSTLLNKCYKMITHAADSRKHTEDATQKLEAMIELYSENQEPPSRTCTGSNNVPSRPNATTCAGSDKVLSPLVVRGKGRPPSLRRASTMEKEIRKVKAKAKNATVKGKRKQLVEDSSILEKCRTQRQESQIGSQEMMFLELDGSQPVDGR from the exons atggatggtatagctCCTAGAGCTATTATCACAGATCAGGACAGAGCAATGAAGAATGCTATTGCTATTGTCTTTCCACAGAGTCGACATCGATTTTGTTTGTGGCATATACTCAAAAAAGTCCCTGAAAAGCTTTCCTCCTATTCTGCCTACAAAAGTGGGATGAAAAATGATTTGATGAAATGCGTGTATGACACCCAAAATGTTGAAGAGTTTGAAAGTTCTTGGGAGCAATTAATTAGCACTTACAAGTTGGAGGAGAATGCTTGGTTGAAAAGTTTATACATTGAGCGCAAGCATTGGGTACCGGCATTCTTGAAAGATTCTTTTTGGGCGGGGATGAGTACAACGCAGcgaagcgagagcatgaatgctttttttgatGGTTATGTTCATGCGAAgacaaacttgaaagagtttgtcgaCCAGTTTGACAACgcattgaagaagaaaattgagaatgaaaataacGCTGACTTTCACTCGTTTAGCGTGACCATTCCCTGCATCTCTAGATCTCCGATCGAAAAGAAGTTTCAAGAATTATACACGAATTCAAAATTCAGGGAAGTCCAGCGAGAACTGCAATGTCTAATAGATTTGAGCCCAGAATTACTTAAGAGAGATGGTGGTGTCAAGACGTATCTTGTAGAGGATGAAGTTCATGTGGAAGAGTTCACTAAGCTAGTTACATATTCAGTGGACTTTAGTGAAGTGGATACATCTGCAAAGTGTTCGTGTGGGCTGTTTCAGATGAGGGGTATACTGTGCAGGCATATTTTGGttgtatttaaatgtaatgGTATAAAATTTTTGCCAAATCAGTATATTTTAGACAGATGGAGGAAGGACATTAAGAGGCGGTACACGTTAATCGACAGCAGCTATGCCGAAGGGGCTCAGCGAGCAGATGCTAACAGATATTCTACTCTGTTGAATAAATGTTATAAGATGATTACGCACGCTGCGGATTCGAGAAAACATACTGAGGATGCAACACAGAAGTTGGAGGCAATGATTGAGTTATATAGTGAGAACCAAGAACCTCCATCAAGAACATGCACGGGTTCCAATAACGTTCCATCGAGACCGAATGCAACTACATGTGCGGGTTCAGATAAAGTACTCAGTCCGCTGGTAGTAAGAGGGAAAGGCAGACCACcatctctgaggagagcatcgACCATGGAAAAAGAGATAAGGAAAGTTAAGGCGAAGGCCAAGAATGCAACAGTCAAGGGAAAACGTAAACAG CTTGTTGAAGACAGCTCAATTCTTGAAAAATGTCGAACCCAGCGCCAAGAATCACAAATCGGGAGTCAAGAAATG ATGTTCCTTGagttggatggatcacaaccgGTGGATGGTAGGTGA
- the LOC122280660 gene encoding uncharacterized protein LOC122280660, with protein sequence MSSSTTICASSSFSKENLGHPLCFCEIEAQLRFSNTQNNPGRPFLSCPKYNKEGLPYCKYFKWVEGHEYKMSDRPENDTKFCCKEKELKMLVNDIEKLVIDLRKRVDEFEFVLSNRNEELLKELVAVVREAEVRRARTLVRGFWALAFVVAYFLVVHK encoded by the exons ATGTCATCATCCACGACAATTTgtgcttcttcctctttttccaAAGAAAATCTGGGTCATCCATTATGCTTCTGTGAGATTGAAGCCCAACTGAGATTCTCAAATACTCAAAATAATCCAGGACGTCCCTTTTTAAGTTGCCCAAAGTACAACAAAGAG GGCTTACCATATTGTAAGTATTTCAAATGGGTAGAGGGCCATGAATACAAGATGTCAGACCGTCCAGAAAATGACACTAAATTTTGCTGCAAGGAGAAAGAGCTGAAGATGTTAGTGAATGATATAGAAAAGCTCGTTATTGATTTGCGTAAAAGAGTAGACGAATTTGAGTTCGTACTATCCAATAGAAATGAGGAGTTATTGAAGGAGTTGGTGGCTGTTGTCCGTGAAGCTGAAGTTAGACGTGCACGCACATTAGTCCGTGGGTTTTGGGCTTTAGCCTTTGTTGTAGCATATTTCTTGGTGGTGCATAAGTAA